The following proteins come from a genomic window of Planctomycetota bacterium:
- the aroF gene encoding 3-deoxy-7-phosphoheptulonate synthase: MIIVMQSDATKQQIEQVVGLIREMGLKEHVITGTELTVVAVIGEDRKKDPSQFETLPGVAKAMKVLAPYKMASKEHHPERTQVTIGKDCVVGGKAVAVIAGPCSVESEEQIVRTARIVKEAGATALRGGAFKPRTNPYSFQGHGEDGLKMLAVAREATGLPIVTEVMTPADVDLVASYADCLQVGTRNAQNYKLLEAVGSQPKPVLYKRGMAMTIDEYLQATDYILAAGNPNVILCERGIRTFEKFCRNTYSLAAIVELHHRTHLPVVGDPSHGTGHTHLVPAMSKSTVACGADGLAVEVHHDPPHAWSDGAQSLNPQQFAELMPQLARIAEAIDRELPLPQPVR; encoded by the coding sequence ATGATCATCGTGATGCAATCGGACGCAACGAAGCAGCAGATCGAGCAGGTCGTGGGCCTGATCCGCGAAATGGGACTCAAAGAGCATGTCATCACCGGCACGGAACTGACGGTCGTCGCGGTCATCGGGGAGGACCGCAAGAAGGATCCGTCGCAGTTCGAGACGCTGCCGGGCGTGGCGAAGGCGATGAAAGTCTTGGCGCCGTACAAGATGGCGTCGAAGGAGCATCACCCCGAACGGACGCAGGTCACGATCGGCAAGGATTGCGTCGTCGGCGGGAAGGCCGTCGCCGTGATCGCCGGGCCGTGCAGCGTCGAAAGCGAGGAACAGATTGTCCGCACCGCCCGGATCGTCAAGGAAGCCGGGGCGACGGCGCTGCGCGGCGGGGCGTTCAAACCACGCACGAATCCCTACAGTTTCCAGGGTCACGGCGAAGACGGTCTGAAGATGCTTGCCGTCGCGCGGGAGGCGACGGGGTTGCCGATCGTCACGGAGGTCATGACGCCGGCGGATGTGGATCTGGTGGCGAGCTATGCGGATTGTTTGCAGGTGGGGACGCGCAATGCGCAGAACTACAAGCTGCTGGAGGCGGTCGGTTCGCAGCCCAAGCCGGTGCTGTACAAGCGCGGGATGGCGATGACGATCGACGAATATCTGCAGGCCACCGACTACATCCTCGCGGCGGGGAACCCCAATGTCATCCTCTGCGAGCGCGGCATCCGGACGTTCGAGAAGTTCTGCCGCAACACCTACTCGCTCGCCGCCATCGTCGAGCTTCACCATCGCACGCATCTGCCGGTCGTCGGCGATCCGTCACACGGCACGGGGCATACCCATCTCGTCCCCGCCATGAGCAAATCCACCGTCGCCTGCGGGGCGGACGGGCTGGCGGTCGAAGTGCATCACGATCCGCCTCATGCATGGTCCGACGGCGCGCAATCGCTCAACCCGCAGCAGTTCGCCGAGCTGATGCCGCAGCTTGCCCGTATCGCCGAAGCGATCGACCGCGAATTGCCGCTGCCGCAGCCCGTGAGGTAG
- a CDS encoding prepilin-type N-terminal cleavage/methylation domain-containing protein, which yields MKHKAFSLIELLVAVSIITLLIAILLPSLHRAKEMARRAACAAHLHGLQLATVNYASSNELFYPKSYRNWKSKVPRPHFFNDAHPGDVSYFDEDAAQPQIFGTPWEVLTEFGVNDASVICPSAGRKPLAQHTYLPADWGRFVQMDYAYLVGVFETPYVSSTLFNANRRPPAMWRMTQQKSPAQAVVACDLVYWGGGPAFPWGDQYMINHVGNPADKLPSWQYVVCADGHVDGENTYTQPLENNLAGGNNYCLRQASDGAFFYWQGTP from the coding sequence ATGAAGCACAAGGCGTTCAGTCTGATTGAATTGCTTGTCGCGGTGAGCATCATCACGCTGCTGATCGCGATCCTGCTCCCGTCGCTGCACCGGGCGAAGGAAATGGCGCGGCGTGCGGCCTGTGCGGCCCATCTGCACGGTCTCCAACTGGCGACGGTGAACTACGCATCGTCCAATGAGTTGTTCTATCCCAAGTCGTATCGCAACTGGAAATCAAAAGTGCCGCGGCCTCATTTTTTCAATGATGCCCACCCCGGCGATGTGTCGTACTTTGACGAAGACGCCGCGCAGCCGCAGATCTTCGGTACGCCCTGGGAGGTGTTGACGGAGTTTGGCGTGAACGACGCATCCGTCATCTGCCCCAGCGCCGGTCGCAAACCGCTGGCGCAGCATACCTATTTGCCGGCGGATTGGGGGCGTTTCGTGCAGATGGACTACGCGTATCTGGTGGGCGTATTTGAGACGCCTTACGTGTCGTCGACGCTTTTCAACGCGAACCGTCGCCCGCCTGCCATGTGGCGGATGACCCAACAGAAGTCGCCCGCACAGGCCGTGGTCGCCTGCGATCTGGTCTATTGGGGCGGCGGGCCGGCCTTCCCATGGGGCGATCAGTACATGATCAATCACGTCGGGAATCCGGCTGACAAGCTTCCTTCATGGCAATACGTTGTCTGCGCCGATGGGCATGTCGATGGTGAGAATACCTACACCCAGCCGCTTGAAAACAATCTCGCCGGCGGCAACAACTACTGCCTCCGGCAGGCGTCCGACGGTGCGTTTTTCTATTGGCAAGGCACGCCCTGA
- a CDS encoding alkaline phosphatase family protein, with the protein MRTCLIDIPGLSSRLLEALAGESAPPWFDAVVDRGQSVIRPVLPALTMTVQATYGTGVSPADHGMIANGLPAYRLPDITPHLDLSNFSDYRCNVSFWEQSTKLLTAPRIWEESGRRVAMLFVQSSMGGAAEVVVTPKPQHTPDGKTISMCWSDPAQLYPKLREQLGEFPLHHYWGPMAGMKSSEWIAAAARLVWEWEPTDLQWVYIPQMDYDLQRLGPDDPRCAKSLAALLGVLTPLVEKVHADGGQVLIVSEYGMTKVSRFTAPNVALAHADLLKTTAAGEVDYAASEAFAMVDHQVAHVYCKSAAAIDAAAKTLGGLPEVAHIYRGDQRGDVGLDCERAGDLVVFAHGDAWFEYRWWSDWAKAPAYAWMVDIHRKPGYDPCEMFADPATRKIEADQPQLIKGSHGALPADEIDWPVLLGHPTARAKIDATDVAELI; encoded by the coding sequence ATGCGTACCTGCCTCATCGACATCCCGGGTTTGTCGTCGCGGTTGCTCGAAGCATTGGCCGGTGAGTCGGCTCCGCCGTGGTTCGATGCGGTGGTCGATCGGGGTCAGTCGGTGATTCGGCCGGTGCTGCCGGCTCTGACGATGACGGTGCAGGCGACGTACGGCACGGGCGTTTCGCCGGCGGACCACGGCATGATCGCCAACGGGCTGCCCGCGTACCGGTTGCCGGACATCACGCCGCATCTGGACCTGTCGAATTTCAGCGACTACCGCTGCAATGTGAGTTTCTGGGAGCAGTCGACGAAACTGCTGACAGCCCCGCGCATCTGGGAGGAGTCGGGTCGGCGGGTGGCGATGCTGTTCGTGCAGTCGTCGATGGGCGGGGCGGCGGAGGTGGTCGTCACGCCCAAACCGCAGCACACGCCCGACGGCAAAACGATCAGCATGTGCTGGTCGGACCCGGCCCAGCTTTATCCGAAGCTGCGCGAGCAGCTCGGCGAATTTCCGCTGCACCATTACTGGGGTCCGATGGCGGGGATGAAAAGCAGCGAATGGATCGCGGCGGCGGCCCGGCTTGTGTGGGAATGGGAGCCGACGGATTTGCAGTGGGTGTACATCCCGCAGATGGACTACGACCTTCAGCGGCTCGGACCCGACGATCCGCGGTGCGCCAAGTCATTGGCGGCCCTGCTCGGCGTGCTGACGCCGCTCGTCGAGAAGGTCCATGCCGACGGCGGGCAGGTGCTCATCGTCAGCGAATACGGCATGACGAAGGTCAGCCGCTTCACCGCTCCGAACGTCGCGCTCGCCCATGCGGACCTGCTCAAGACGACCGCCGCCGGCGAAGTCGATTATGCGGCGAGCGAGGCGTTCGCGATGGTCGATCATCAGGTGGCGCACGTGTACTGCAAGAGCGCCGCGGCGATCGATGCGGCGGCGAAAACGCTCGGCGGCCTGCCGGAAGTGGCGCACATTTACCGCGGCGATCAGCGCGGCGACGTCGGGCTCGACTGCGAGCGGGCGGGGGACCTGGTGGTGTTCGCGCACGGCGATGCGTGGTTCGAGTATCGGTGGTGGAGCGATTGGGCGAAGGCCCCGGCGTATGCATGGATGGTCGACATTCACCGCAAGCCCGGTTACGACCCCTGCGAGATGTTCGCCGATCCCGCCACGCGAAAGATCGAGGCGGATCAGCCGCAGCTCATCAAAGGTTCGCACGGCGCCCTGCCCGCCGACGAAATCGACTGGCCCGTCCTGCTGGGCCACCCGACGGCACGGGCGAAGATCGACGCGACCGACGTGGCGGAGCTGATATGA
- a CDS encoding sigma-70 family RNA polymerase sigma factor, producing the protein MLTPAPRARCTLRRPPEPDMDPRQAQFTQLLLAVQPRLKVYIRAMVGDAVAADDILQQTNLVLIKKSEQFTLGSDFAAWALKIAHYEVLKQRQTFARSRLIFDEALAEEMAHAAAEETLDLPEQKAALASCLGRLSAAHRGLIQRRYSTASSIDDLAAALGRPAGSVRQTLFRIRQTLADCIRARMSGGEA; encoded by the coding sequence ATGTTGACACCCGCCCCCCGCGCGAGGTGTACCCTACGGAGACCCCCGGAACCCGACATGGACCCACGTCAGGCCCAATTCACCCAGCTTCTCCTCGCCGTCCAGCCCCGGCTCAAGGTTTACATCCGCGCCATGGTCGGCGACGCCGTCGCCGCCGACGACATCCTCCAGCAGACCAATCTCGTCCTCATCAAAAAATCCGAGCAGTTCACGCTCGGCTCCGACTTCGCCGCGTGGGCCCTGAAGATCGCGCACTACGAAGTGCTCAAGCAGCGTCAGACCTTCGCCCGCAGTCGGCTCATTTTTGATGAAGCCCTCGCCGAAGAAATGGCTCACGCCGCCGCCGAGGAAACGCTTGATCTGCCCGAGCAGAAGGCCGCGCTGGCGTCGTGCCTCGGCCGCCTCTCCGCCGCGCATCGCGGTCTGATTCAGCGTCGCTATTCGACCGCCTCGTCGATCGACGACCTCGCAGCCGCCCTCGGCCGCCCCGCCGGCTCCGTCCGACAGACGCTCTTCCGCATCCGCCAAACCCTCGCCGACTGCATCCGTGCCCGGATGTCCGGGGGTGAAGCATGA
- a CDS encoding sigma-70 family RNA polymerase sigma factor, with translation MAVRCDCRRRRPQKPFRRMSRIVGSASVCLWRTGRDSFAARPNDMNQQQIVHNLLQQRVQLTGYIWAIVRDAHRADDVFQELCLKAMAKADEINDPPHLLAWSRTVARGLALDLIRKSDRRRLVLDERVLDMLEAEWDEHAQPISAEMSEALEHCVSQLSERVQQMIHAQYTEGLATSQVAQKVGMSVAAVYKALARSHQFLNECMKRRMAGGSSGV, from the coding sequence ATGGCTGTGCGCTGCGATTGTCGGCGGCGAAGACCCCAAAAACCTTTTCGCCGGATGTCCAGAATCGTGGGCTCCGCATCGGTATGTCTATGGAGGACGGGCCGCGATTCATTTGCCGCGCGGCCGAATGACATGAACCAACAGCAAATCGTACACAACCTGCTTCAGCAGCGCGTCCAGCTGACCGGATACATCTGGGCCATCGTGCGGGACGCGCACCGGGCCGACGATGTGTTTCAGGAACTGTGCCTCAAAGCGATGGCCAAGGCGGACGAGATCAACGATCCGCCCCATCTGCTGGCCTGGTCGCGGACCGTCGCCCGCGGGCTCGCCCTCGATCTGATTCGCAAGTCCGATCGCCGCCGGCTGGTGCTCGACGAGCGCGTGCTGGACATGCTCGAAGCAGAGTGGGATGAACATGCTCAGCCCATTTCGGCGGAGATGAGCGAGGCGCTGGAGCATTGCGTCAGTCAGCTTTCGGAGCGCGTGCAGCAGATGATTCACGCGCAGTACACGGAAGGGCTCGCCACTTCGCAAGTCGCGCAGAAAGTCGGCATGAGCGTCGCGGCGGTCTACAAGGCGCTGGCCCGGTCGCATCAGTTTCTCAATGAGTGCATGAAGCGACGCATGGCGGGAGGGTCAAGCGGTGTCTGA
- a CDS encoding transposase, whose product MPFYRRKRLQGGTYFFTLVTAQRQPILTTDTARVMLRRCITEARQTRPFDVLAFVLLPDHLHTLWTLPDGDADYSTRWRHIKGAFTHHWLRSGGAERSVSPGQQRHHYRGVWQPRFYEHTIRDEDDLRAHVEYIHYNPVKHGLVACPKDWFWSSFHRYVADGIYSIDWCCGNEYPQPASVPTGNWLE is encoded by the coding sequence ATGCCCTTCTACCGTCGCAAGCGTCTGCAAGGCGGAACATACTTTTTCACTCTCGTCACTGCTCAGCGTCAGCCCATACTCACCACCGATACCGCTCGCGTGATGCTGCGTCGCTGCATCACGGAGGCGCGTCAAACGCGGCCGTTCGATGTTTTGGCGTTCGTGCTGCTCCCGGATCATCTGCATACGCTCTGGACCTTGCCCGATGGTGACGCGGATTATTCGACACGTTGGCGTCACATCAAAGGCGCATTCACTCATCACTGGCTCCGATCCGGCGGCGCCGAGCGATCGGTATCACCGGGCCAGCAGCGTCATCACTATCGCGGTGTCTGGCAACCCCGTTTCTACGAACACACCATCCGCGACGAAGACGACCTGCGAGCGCATGTCGAGTACATCCACTACAACCCCGTCAAGCACGGTCTGGTCGCATGTCCCAAGGACTGGTTCTGGTCGAGCTTTCATCGCTATGTCGCCGACGGGATTTACTCCATCGACTGGTGCTGCGGCAACGAATACCCGCAACCCGCATCCGTCCCCACCGGCAACTGGCTCGAGTAG
- a CDS encoding DUF456 family protein, with protein MYIVYAIILLSFNAMSLLLVVLGLPGNWLMVLATGVFAWAMWDVHAITAIPLAAIGLLALVGEILETTLGASGARKAGGSRWGAIGAILGALVGGIAGTFVIPIPVVGSILGACIGAGVGAIGFELAGGQKLGVSLRTGKGAAVGRLYGTIAKLVVGVTIWLIVAAALFIP; from the coding sequence ATGTACATCGTCTACGCGATCATTCTGCTTTCGTTCAACGCGATGAGTCTGCTGCTGGTGGTGCTGGGGCTGCCGGGCAACTGGCTGATGGTGCTGGCGACGGGGGTGTTCGCATGGGCGATGTGGGATGTGCATGCGATCACGGCGATCCCGCTGGCGGCGATCGGTTTGCTGGCATTAGTCGGTGAAATCCTTGAAACGACGCTCGGCGCTTCGGGCGCCCGCAAGGCGGGGGGCTCGCGCTGGGGCGCGATCGGCGCAATTCTCGGCGCCCTTGTCGGCGGGATCGCCGGCACGTTCGTCATCCCCATTCCCGTCGTCGGCTCGATCCTCGGCGCCTGCATTGGCGCGGGCGTCGGCGCGATCGGGTTTGAGCTGGCGGGGGGGCAGAAACTCGGCGTGTCCCTCCGCACGGGCAAGGGCGCGGCCGTCGGCCGACTTTACGGCACGATCGCCAAACTCGTCGTCGGCGTGACGATCTGGCTCATCGTCGCGGCGGCTCTGTTCATTCCGTGA
- a CDS encoding DUF642 domain-containing protein has product MSPTIDELLAALLEGELTAESQAALSQHLRGDADLRRRAVRLLLTDTLLADTYPYQTLRGEAPLPSAKLRAGSVGVSAQRTSPPHADAEPVRGRSVWYEKRFRGLSTGFSIKTGAALAALLALAATLLYVFVPFTPHSALPTPHSAAPASYAMLSDMSPDAIFADGERSLGEGLTAPIKLTSGRAQLMFKSTAVVDLTGPCEFEMTGPNRGMLTSGKLEAYCRPEAHGFTVDLPGGAKVVDLGTRFTVVANASGRDYVLVREGRVQISGREVQSPTHLLVTGQIMVCEADGSLRQADISADQELVVDGGFESAADQNAWSIRGNASVIEAGVSPGLVMEGRNALCLNANNQLPNATIEQVLHTIPAVTYRLSFSIAKYRGAAGTARVLAELRDINADRTIASKSAATNRSVNAEGRQPWAFHTVMVEFTATSDRTLLRFKDQSDIAGVNYDAAIDQVSVRPLPPDSPGER; this is encoded by the coding sequence ATGAGCCCCACGATCGACGAACTTCTCGCCGCCCTGCTCGAAGGCGAACTGACCGCCGAGTCCCAAGCCGCCCTGTCGCAACATCTGCGCGGCGACGCCGACCTGCGCCGCCGGGCTGTGCGACTCCTGCTCACCGACACGCTGCTCGCCGACACCTATCCGTACCAGACGCTTCGCGGCGAAGCGCCGCTCCCTTCGGCCAAGCTCAGGGCAGGCAGCGTCGGCGTGAGCGCACAGCGGACATCTCCCCCCCACGCCGACGCTGAGCCCGTCCGCGGGCGAAGCGTCTGGTACGAAAAAAGGTTCAGGGGTCTGAGTACTGGGTTCAGCATCAAGACAGGCGCCGCGCTCGCCGCGCTACTGGCGCTCGCCGCCACGCTCCTGTATGTCTTTGTGCCTTTCACTCCCCACTCCGCACTCCCAACTCCGCACTCCGCCGCCCCGGCCTCATACGCCATGCTCAGCGACATGTCCCCCGACGCGATCTTCGCCGATGGCGAGCGTTCCCTCGGCGAAGGCCTCACCGCCCCGATCAAACTCACCTCCGGCCGCGCCCAACTCATGTTCAAATCCACCGCCGTCGTCGACCTGACCGGCCCGTGTGAATTTGAAATGACCGGACCCAACCGGGGCATGCTCACGTCCGGCAAACTCGAAGCGTACTGCCGCCCCGAAGCGCATGGGTTCACCGTCGATCTGCCCGGCGGGGCGAAAGTGGTGGACTTGGGCACACGATTCACGGTCGTTGCGAACGCCTCCGGACGCGACTATGTGCTTGTTCGTGAAGGTCGGGTTCAAATCTCCGGCCGGGAGGTTCAGTCGCCGACGCATCTGCTCGTCACCGGGCAGATCATGGTCTGCGAGGCGGACGGCTCGTTGCGGCAGGCGGACATCTCCGCGGATCAAGAACTGGTGGTCGACGGCGGCTTTGAATCCGCGGCGGACCAGAACGCCTGGTCCATTCGCGGCAACGCCTCCGTGATCGAAGCCGGCGTGTCGCCCGGCCTCGTCATGGAAGGCCGAAACGCATTATGCCTCAACGCCAACAACCAGCTCCCCAATGCGACGATCGAGCAAGTCCTTCACACGATACCGGCCGTGACGTATCGCCTGAGCTTTTCGATCGCCAAATATCGAGGCGCCGCGGGCACGGCTCGCGTGCTTGCGGAATTGAGGGATATCAACGCCGACCGTACGATCGCCTCCAAAAGCGCGGCGACAAACCGAAGCGTGAATGCGGAAGGACGACAGCCGTGGGCTTTCCATACGGTCATGGTTGAATTCACCGCGACGAGTGATCGAACCCTGCTGCGGTTCAAGGATCAAAGCGATATCGCGGGCGTCAATTATGACGCCGCGATCGATCAGGTCAGCGTTCGGCCTCTGCCGCCGGATTCACCGGGAGAACGATAG
- a CDS encoding N-acetyl-gamma-glutamyl-phosphate reductase, with amino-acid sequence MSIRVAIIGPTGYTGYWLIHLLLRHPGAKITYLASHRDELPNIADEFPMLRGRCEMVCRPVDAKAIAGEADVAFLGLPHKAAMAYVPALLEAGLRVIDLSADYRLHDPALYEMVYQTPHDDKANLADAVYGLPEYFADDIRNADLVANPGCYPTAAVLAIAPLIQRSMVKTDGIIINAASGVTGAGKSPKPNLHFPEVNESYAAYGCGNHRHQPEIEQTLSTIKARPVTTLFVPHLLPIDRGILETIYMDPQDEDVSEAELFEAFDDAYGKGGFVRVVRDMPNVKNVRDTNFCDLTVRFAAGKVVVFSAIDNMIKGASGQAVQNMNLMFGLDAKAGLM; translated from the coding sequence ATGAGCATTCGCGTCGCCATCATCGGGCCTACGGGGTATACGGGTTACTGGCTGATCCATCTGCTGTTGCGCCATCCGGGGGCGAAGATCACGTATCTGGCGAGTCATCGCGATGAGCTGCCGAACATTGCCGACGAGTTCCCGATGTTGCGGGGGCGGTGCGAGATGGTGTGTCGGCCGGTCGATGCGAAGGCGATCGCGGGCGAGGCGGATGTGGCGTTTTTGGGGCTGCCGCACAAGGCGGCGATGGCGTATGTGCCGGCGCTGCTCGAAGCGGGGCTGCGCGTGATTGATTTGTCGGCGGACTATCGGCTGCATGATCCGGCGTTGTATGAAATGGTGTATCAGACGCCGCACGATGACAAGGCGAATCTGGCGGATGCGGTGTACGGGTTGCCGGAGTATTTCGCGGACGACATTCGCAATGCCGATCTGGTGGCGAACCCGGGTTGCTATCCGACGGCGGCGGTGCTGGCGATCGCGCCGCTGATCCAGCGCAGCATGGTCAAGACGGACGGGATCATCATCAATGCGGCGAGCGGCGTCACCGGGGCGGGCAAGTCGCCCAAGCCGAACCTGCACTTCCCGGAAGTCAACGAGTCGTACGCGGCGTATGGTTGCGGCAATCATCGCCATCAGCCGGAGATCGAGCAGACGCTTTCGACGATCAAGGCCAGGCCGGTCACGACGCTGTTCGTCCCGCATCTGTTGCCGATCGATCGGGGGATACTCGAGACGATCTACATGGACCCGCAGGACGAGGACGTAAGCGAAGCGGAGTTGTTCGAGGCGTTCGACGATGCGTACGGGAAGGGGGGATTCGTGCGCGTGGTGCGCGACATGCCGAATGTGAAGAACGTCCGCGACACGAACTTCTGCGATCTGACGGTGCGCTTCGCCGCCGGGAAAGTCGTGGTTTTCTCGGCGATCGACAATATGATCAAAGGCGCGAGCGGTCAGGCGGTGCAGAACATGAATCTGATGTTCGGCCTCGACGCGAAGGCGGGATTGATGTGA
- a CDS encoding response regulator gives MTQTPPPSPAPSAASDAIEPDLSDSSILIVDDNQQNCELLQAYLEVLPCKIATAHDGIEALAMIEQSKPDLILLDVMMPRMSGFEVCQKLKTDPSTRAIPIIMVTALNELGDIERGVESGTDDFLTKPVNKLELITRVKSLLRVRHLKRELDRTLAYIEQVETDPSPDKD, from the coding sequence ATGACTCAGACACCGCCGCCCAGTCCCGCGCCGTCCGCCGCCTCTGATGCGATCGAGCCGGACCTTTCGGATTCATCGATTTTGATCGTGGACGATAATCAGCAGAACTGCGAGCTGCTTCAGGCGTATTTAGAGGTGTTGCCCTGCAAGATCGCCACGGCGCACGACGGGATCGAGGCGCTTGCGATGATCGAGCAGAGCAAGCCCGATCTGATTCTGCTGGACGTGATGATGCCGCGGATGAGCGGATTTGAGGTGTGCCAGAAGCTCAAGACCGACCCGAGCACGCGCGCGATTCCGATCATCATGGTGACGGCCCTCAACGAGCTGGGCGACATCGAGCGCGGCGTCGAGAGCGGCACGGACGATTTTCTCACGAAGCCCGTCAACAAGCTGGAGCTGATCACGCGCGTCAAGAGCTTGCTCCGCGTGCGACACCTCAAGCGTGAACTGGACCGCACACTCGCCTACATCGAACAGGTCGAAACCGATCCGTCGCCCGACAAGGACTGA
- a CDS encoding DUF4230 domain-containing protein, producing the protein MDRDDPGGDVHRMASGEGRRVVRHAKRSAAVAPARTARATMIGRLAIVLTIVAAALAGGYVVHQLQPPQLASATVIRHHSVNAPTIEQVRQLASLVTLEVPISDVQVSEIEGFTGSVKLVMSVRGDVQIVTDLSQAKFVDVDRAKQTAVLSLPTPHVSRPRLDHDKTRVLEMTRSGMWKFLPGEAGESVLTNRAMIEAQRVLGEAANRPELIAQASDHAQTILCQFFAALDWNITIQWNAPEKTAAVVE; encoded by the coding sequence ATGGATCGTGACGATCCTGGTGGTGATGTTCATCGTATGGCTTCTGGTGAAGGTCGACGTGTGGTACGCCACGCAAAGCGCTCAGCCGCCGTCGCCCCCGCCCGAACCGCAAGGGCAACCATGATCGGAAGACTCGCCATCGTGCTGACCATCGTCGCCGCGGCCCTTGCCGGCGGATATGTCGTGCACCAGCTTCAGCCCCCGCAGCTTGCCTCCGCCACCGTCATCCGTCATCACTCCGTCAACGCCCCGACGATCGAGCAGGTGCGCCAGCTCGCCTCGCTCGTCACGCTCGAAGTGCCGATCTCCGATGTGCAGGTCAGCGAGATCGAAGGATTCACCGGAAGCGTCAAGCTGGTCATGAGCGTGCGGGGCGATGTGCAGATCGTCACGGATCTGTCGCAGGCGAAGTTTGTCGATGTGGACCGGGCGAAGCAGACGGCGGTATTGTCGCTGCCGACGCCGCATGTGTCGCGCCCCCGCCTCGATCACGATAAAACGCGCGTGCTGGAGATGACGCGCAGCGGGATGTGGAAATTCCTGCCGGGCGAAGCGGGGGAGTCGGTGCTGACCAACCGCGCGATGATCGAAGCACAGCGCGTCCTCGGCGAGGCGGCCAACCGCCCCGAACTGATCGCCCAGGCGAGCGATCATGCCCAGACAATCCTCTGCCAATTCTTCGCGGCGCTCGATTGGAATATCACCATTCAGTGGAACGCCCCCGAGAAAACCGCCGCTGTCGTCGAGTAA
- a CDS encoding histidinol-phosphatase HisJ family protein: MPRLLYEQHCHTPLCRHAAGEPEEYAMFAYKRGLAGIVFTCHNPMPDSYGHAGRMRADEVDEYVRIVKRATDAFAGKLDVRLGMECDYFPGYLEYVRHTLAPLNLNHVLGSVHPFLHVWVHRFGMGTPMQTQINYFDQIAEAAETELFDTIAHPDLVKNMTASDWDFHLIQPHIERALDRIASTGCAMELNTSGLNKTIPEMNPSVAMLKLMRARKIPVVIGADAHVPERVAANFVDACDRLTEAGYTHINHFIDRKRHELPIDAVRASLTPAQRVDA, encoded by the coding sequence ATGCCCCGCCTGCTTTACGAACAGCATTGTCACACCCCCCTCTGCCGCCACGCCGCCGGCGAGCCGGAGGAGTACGCTATGTTCGCCTACAAGCGCGGCCTCGCCGGGATCGTCTTCACCTGTCACAACCCCATGCCCGATTCGTACGGTCACGCCGGACGCATGCGCGCTGACGAAGTCGATGAATACGTCCGCATCGTCAAGCGCGCGACCGACGCATTCGCCGGCAAGCTCGATGTGCGGCTGGGCATGGAATGCGACTATTTCCCGGGATATCTCGAATATGTGCGCCACACGCTCGCGCCATTGAATCTCAATCACGTCCTCGGCTCCGTGCATCCGTTCCTGCACGTGTGGGTGCACCGCTTCGGCATGGGCACGCCGATGCAGACGCAGATCAACTACTTCGACCAGATCGCCGAGGCCGCCGAGACCGAGCTGTTCGATACGATCGCCCACCCCGATCTCGTCAAGAACATGACCGCCAGCGACTGGGACTTTCATCTGATTCAGCCCCACATCGAACGCGCCCTCGACCGCATCGCGAGCACCGGCTGCGCGATGGAGCTCAACACGTCCGGGCTCAACAAGACGATTCCCGAGATGAATCCGTCCGTCGCAATGCTCAAGCTGATGCGCGCCCGCAAGATTCCGGTGGTCATCGGAGCGGATGCCCATGTGCCCGAGCGCGTCGCGGCGAATTTCGTCGATGCGTGCGACCGCCTCACCGAAGCCGGCTACACGCACATCAATCATTTCATCGACCGCAAGCGGCATGAACTGCCGATTGACGCCGTGCGGGCGAGTCTGACGCCGGCGCAGCGCGTCGATGCGTGA